TGCCAAAGGCTACCGCGTACCGACATTCGGCGACTTGTATGCATGGGGTGGAGATCCAAACTTAAAGCCTGAAACCAGTGATAACTACGAAGCTTTTGTAGACTATACTACAGTCAACCAAACCACACGGCTGACAGGCTACATCAACAAGTTAGATGATATGATTGCAGGTGATGAAAACTATCAACGCAAAAACTATACTAAAGCCAAGATTGAGGGTGTCACTTTTACCACGGATTGGAATATAGATGACTACTTATTTGGTCTAAGCTATGATTACCAAGAAGCCAAAGATGATGGCGACAAGCAGGATAAAGGTAATTATTTACCAAATCGACCCAAGCATAAAGGTTTAATCTACGCTGGCTATCAACTTGCTGATTTAGATCTACGTGCAGAATATGAGTATGTTGGGCACTATTATTATGATGGTACAAATAATGATAAAGCAGACAACTATGGTCTCTTTAATATCAGCGGTAACTATCAATTGTCACCCAATCTATCACTGTCAGCGCGCTTAAATAACGTATTTAATAAAAAATACGTAACCTCGCCTGGCTATAGCACAGACGATGGCACCAACTTCTTTACTTCTTTAACCTATACTTGGAAGTAATTGGCTAACAGTTATTGCGTATCAATAAAAAAGCCACTCAATCGAGTGGCTTTTTTATTTCTATATTTTTAGTTTTACCTTTCAAAATCCAATATTATTACTAACCTGCCTAACCGATAGCCCTTATTTATTTTTAGGCAGCTTTTGTGGCAGATAAGTGCGCAAGTAGCTAATACAGGCTGTGACTGCCTCATCAATCATCTCAGAGGTAATGACACCATGTTGACGATATGATAATGAAAACACACTATGCGCCAGACTATAAGCGATAAACACCTTTGAATGTAACTCTGGGTAATTTGAGGCATCATAATGAGAGGTCAACCTGTCAGTGATCATGTTGACCATACTCACATCAACTTTCTGTTCATAATCAACGCTATCAAAATCTGGTGTATTACAGCCATACATCAGCTTGTTTTTGGTCAAGTCTTTATTAAAAGTAACCGCTGATTCACGTATGATTTTTTCAATATAACCGTCCCACTGATTAAAATCGGACACTGAAATTTTCTCTAAAATATGCAGCGTTTCGATAAAGTTTAAAAATCGAAGAGCTAAGAAAATGGACTCTACATTTGGGAAAAAATGATACGCAGATGCACGAGGAATACCTGCATCTTCACAGACATCTGCCAAGCTAATATCGCCAATATCACGAAACTCACTAAGTTTTTGAGCACTCATCAACAATTTTTGCCGACGTACTCGACCTTGCTTACTGGTATGCTTAAATTTATTAGGTACGAGTATTTTAGCAAGCTCTGAATCAACTAAAATATCTTGAATCAAGTCATCTTTCTTATGTGGCATTTTACTGATCTCTTTCAGTTAATACATAATACAGTCAATTAAGTTATCACTAATCAACCTGCTCTATAAAATGAATAGCAGCTCATCATAATATATTGGCGTTACTGGTAGAGCTCTCTACTCACTCATAGTGCTTATTAATTGTAAATAACAATAATGTATATTATTAATATGACAGTATTCCTGCCTAAAATCAAAAATAAAGTTATACTTAAAGGTCTATTATAAATGCTAAATTGGACTAGCTTTTATTAAGCTTTTGTGCCATCTTAAAATTATAATGCCTCTAGAAAATCGTACCACATTAAACCATATAAAGTCATATAGTATAAGAGATATTTATAATAATACTTATGCCAACTATATACTAATTCTAATCAATATATCACAATATACTTAACTTAGTTCAATTTTAGCCCTGACAATGCCATGATCGGAGAAGCGATTGTCATATTCTTTTTTTAGATGGTCGTTAAAGTAATCGACCTGCTTCACTTCACCAAGCGAAAACTTACCATCGACCAAGAACTCTTCAGAGACGAACAGCTGGTCAATAACCTCTGGCATACCCTGATACAAGTGGGTGTAGGCCACATCTCGCATCCAACCATAACTGGTCTGAATACGCGCTGCATCAAATAGCGCCACATCGCGCATGGTCTTGTCATAGATAACCTCGCTAGTTTCTGCCAGCAGCTGAGTGGTCACACTGTCCGTCACATCATTCATATCACCCAATAAGATTAACGGATGGTTAGTATTGCGCAATATGTCTATCATAAAGATTCGTAACGCCGCCGCTTCTGCCGCTCGCATGCATAAGCTTCTAAGCTTAGCGCGCACCCGCACTCTTGGGTCGTCATAGTCTTCTAAACGGTTGCCTTGCTCATCACGTAAGTAGTGAGGTCGCTTGCTTTTAAGATGGGCGGTTACCACGGTGATAGGCTGCCCGTAGACATCCAAAGTGACCGATAAAGGCGGGCGATTAAATGCGCGATATAACCCTTGATCAGGCACATCGACTACTGCCAGTGGATCAAAATCAGTCAGCTGCTGCCACTCAATCACTTCAAACTTTGAAATAATACCCAAAGCCGGTGTCCCTTGAGCACCTTTACCTTGCGTTAGCTGGCTTGAAGGGTCATTACTGGCCATAGGCGCCAGTACTTGAGAGCGCTCAAAACCTAGTTTTACTGCCAAATCTTGTAATGCCTGCTCATCCCACACTTCTTGCAATGCGTAGATATCCGATCCTGCATTGCGCAGTAGCTCAGATAGTCCATTTAATTTACGCTGATACTGATCGTCAGTATAAGCGTCCATATTGTCGTAAAAGGTGCGGTGTGGTAGCGCAAAATTTAGCAGGTTGCTGGTTGCTATCTTAAACTCTTTGTCTTGATTGGAATGATGTCTTTGGCTCATTTTCTTCTCTTTATGGTTATGCTTATATATGGTTTTACTTGTCTGATCGACTGTGCTTAACTCAGCGTCCTGATATCGTTCTTATACAGACTAGCTGATTTATTGCAGTGTCTTACTAATGGCCTGATGCCACTTATGTAAATGCTGCTCCCGCTCATCTGCTGACATCTGTGGCTCAAAGCATCGGTCTAAATGCCATGAATCATCAATGGTGGTTTCATCATATAGCCCAGCATTGATACCTGCCAGCAGCGCGACTCCTTTAGCGGTAATCTCGGTATCTTTGGGTCTGAGTACAGGAACGCCAAGCATATCTGCCTGAAACTGCATCAATAAATTATTATTCGAAGCGCCGCCATCTACCCTAAGCTCTGTAAGTGGACTGGGGCTGTCTTTTTGCATGGCGGTTAATACATCGTAAGTTTGGAAGGCAATTGATTCTAAAGCTGCGCGTGCAATATGTGCTTTGCTACTACCACGGGTCATACCGAAAATACTGGCAGTAATATCTGAGCGCCAATAAGGGGCACCGAGTCCGGTAAAGGCAGGGACTAAAACCACTTCTTCACTGCTCTCTACTTCATTGGCTAAACGCTCAACGTCTTGGGACTTATAAAACAAACCTAAGTTATCGCGTAACCACTGCACGATGGCTCCTGCCATAAACACACTGCCTTCAAGCGCATAGGTCACTTCTCGCCGAGCTGGGTTTAGTATTCTTTGACCAGACTTGACCAGTTTTGATAAAGAAGGGTGTTCAATTTGATTGCCAATGAACTGCTGGTGTTTTAATCGGCGCTGCCAGCCGACTGTGGTCAATAACTGATGCTGACTTAACTGCACCTCATGACCGATGTTCATCAGCATAAAGCAGCCAGTGCCATAGGTATTTTTTGCCATGCCTTCTGACACACAGCCTTGTCCAAATAAAGCCGCTTGCTGATCACCTAACACCGCTTGAATTGGAATTTGCTTGGCAAACAGCCCTTTTTTAGTTTTGCCAAAGTCACCATCGGAAGCAATCACCTTAGGCAGCATTTGCTTACTGACATCAAACTTACTCAACAGCTCATCTGACCATTGCAGCTTATTGATATCGTACATTAAGGTGCGAGAGGCATTACTGATATCAATCACATGCTCACCGCCAGTCAGCTTAAACATCAACCAACTGTCTATGGTGCCAACCGCGACCTCACCACGTTGGGCTCGGTCTTTTAAATTTGGATGGTTGTCTAACATCCAAACTATTTTACTGGCACTAAAGTAAGGGTCTAAACGCAGCCCTGTCACTTGCTGCACGTGTTGCTGCATAGTGACATCTGAATCTTTTAATTGTTGCTTTTGCAGCTGCTGGCACCAACTGTCTGAACGTCTGTCTTGCCAAATAATCGCAGGTGCCAAAGGTTTGCCGGTACGCTTATCCCAAAATACGATGGTTTCGCGCTGATTGGTAATAGCTAAGCTTGAAATATCTGTTGCCAATAAGCCGGCTTGGTTAATGGCATCATGGGCACAGCTGATTTGAGTGTGCCAAATCTGCATCGCATCTTGCTCAACATACCCTGCCTTGGGCGTTATCAAAGTTGTCTCTTGCTGAGAGACCTGAATGGGCCTGGCCCTGTCATCATAGATGATGGCTCGACTTGATGTCGTTCCTTGATCTAACGCTAAAATATAACCGGCCATAATGCCCTCTCTAAAAACGATTTATTGATTCATTATTAATATACTTTAGTACTTAGTATTTTATTACGAAAATTATTAGTAGGTAATAAATTAGTGTGACAGCAAATAGTGAGTGCTATAAGAATAACTCAGTAAGACAACAATAACTCAATAGCGCTTAAGGTTTCAAATAACACTTAATATTTCAAATCTAGTTATCAATAAGCGCTGATAGCTGACTGTCGCTGATGTTAATGGGCATAAAAGCAGCTATAAAAATGCGTGTAATACTTGATTTAAATAGCGACGTCCTAAAGCAGTCGGCTGAATCCAATCAGCTTGATTTTCTAAAAGCCCTTGCTGCTGTAACTGGTTTATAATTGGCAAAATTGGCGCCACTTGCAGCCCTGTTCTTGCAGCATACACACTCAAATCAACCCCTTGGGTTAGCCTTAACACATTAAGCATAAACTCACCGCAGATTTCATCGGTTGCAATCGGTACCAATCCAACCATTTTGGGATAGTGCTTATAGCTCATATAATCTTTTGGCAAACGGCTTTTACTAAAACGGTATATGCCCTGCTCTAATGCATCCGTCTCATTGCTATCACTCACATCTGCTATGGTGATTTTGCCATGTGCTCCTGCCCCAATCGCCAAATAATCACCAAACTGCCAATAGTTAATATTATGACGGCTACCGGTATCGTTAGCGCTTACCCAGGCCGAAACCTCATAATTACGATAGCCTAATTGAGATAATAGAGCACTGCCCTGCTCCTCAATTTGCGCCAAGTTATCATCGTCTGGTAATACAGGCGTATTGCGATAAAACACAGTGTTGGGCTCGATAGTCAGCTGATACCATGAGATATGAGTTGCGCCTGCGGCATGTGCCAATCGAATGTCCTCTAGCGCCTCAGTGACACTTTGCTGCGGTAGTCCATGCATCAGATCGACATTGATACGCTCAAAACCCGCTTGTTTCGCCGCTTTAATCGCCTGCTGTGCTTGGTTGGCATTGTGAATGCGGCCCAATGCTTGAAGCTTGCTATCTGAAAAGCTTTGCACGCCAATCGACAAACGATTAATACCGACCGCTAAATACTCAGCGAACGGCGCATGTTCTAACGTTCCTGGATTAGCTTCCATAGTTACTTCGATATCTGCAGCCAGTGGCAACACTTTATTAAGATGCGCAAACAATCGCTGATATTGGTCAATCGGTAATAATGAAGGTGTACCACCGCCAATAAATATGGAGCTGATTTCACGCCCTTGGATATATGGCAACTGTGAGTCTATATCTGCTATTAATGCAGTCACGTATTCTGCAAAAAATTCAGGCGACTGCTGCTGTGTTGAATTTGGCTTTTGTTCATTGACCGGCAAGGTATGCGAGTTAAAATCGCAGTACGGGCATTTTTTGACACACCAAGGTATATGGATATACAAGGCGAGCGGAATATCAGCCACCGCTTGCTGTGAAAAAGTAGGATGCTCAATTGTCTGATGTGAAGGCATAGGGTTTTGCAACATAGATTCGATGACTTATATTTATGATGAAGTAACTTTTTAAACGGTAATTTCTTAAACAGTGATTTTTTTAAACGGTAATTTTTAAACGCTCATATTTTTGATAATTAAAGTGGCTTTTGATAACAAAGGCTATAATAATAGCTTAGCGATAAGCTCTTATACTTAAAGTCTTATGCTCAAAGACCTTATACTTACTGGCAGATAGTGGTATAGTTCTTGCCTTTTGACCCAGTGCTACCTTACTTACTAGCCCAATCTGCTACTAAAAACCAAACTAATTGCGCATTATAGACACTAATGGTTTTAGGTTTAAAACATTTAGCGTTAAAATAAGCGCTTTGGGTGCTAAAAACCGCTCATGAACGAGCTTAATATTTAACGAAATATTTAATCAAACCAGTTATTGTAACGACCCTCATTTTACACTTATTCAAACCTGCCATATTGGCAGGTTGTTTCATTTTTGTCTTATCTCTGAGATAGAAGTTTGCATATGTTGCCTAATTTATCATTTCAAGACTTTAAACAATACAGTTTGCGCCTAGGCACACTCGTTTTTCCTATTTTAATTACTCAGTTTTGCCAAGCGGCATTAGGTGTTGTCGATGCCATCATGGCCGGAGCCGTATCTGCGTTAGACTTAGCTGCTGTATCGATTGGCTCTGGTGTGTGGCTACCATTATTCTTATTAGCCACTGGCACCTTGATTGCCACTACGCCGCTTATCGGTGAGAAGATGGGACAAAAAAGGCCCGAAGATGTACCGCACATTACTCAGCAATCTTTATGGGCCGCGCTTTTAATTGGTATTATCGGGCTCATTGTGGTGTCTTTAACGCCTAATATTTTAGGCGCCATGGGTGTGCCTGCAGACATTCAACCCAAAGCCTCTTTATATCTTCGCTTTGTGGCGTTAGGCTTCCCTGCTATTGCCTGTTACGCAGTACTTCGCAGCTATTGTGAAGCGCTTAGCCGCCCTGAGCCGGTGACCGTCATTAGTATTATTGGCTTACTGATTAATATTCCGATTAACTATATTTTCATTCATGGTTTATATGGCATGCCTGCACTCGGCGGCGCTGGCTGTGGTCTGGCAACGGCTTGTGTGCTTTGGATTAACGTTATTTTATTGGGCACTTATTTATATTTTTCCAAAAACAAAGCCTTTGTTGTCACTCGATTTTTCCATAATTTTGGTGCGCCTGATAAGCAACAAATTACCAAACTGTTTAAATTAGGTGTGCCCATTGGTATTTCTATCTTTTTCGAAGCCAGTTTATTTAGCTTGGCTTCTATTGTTATCAGCCCATTGGGAGCCATTGCAGTCGCCTCGCATCAAGTGGCATTGGCGGTGACTTCACAGCTGTTTATGATTCCTATGTCCGTTGCGATGGGACTGACCATTATGGTATCCAACCGCTTTGGTGAGCAAAACTGGATTGCGCTGCGTCAGGTTCAAAGCACCGGCCTTATCTGGGCAGTACTGATTGCCTTATGCAGTATGCTGGGCGTTTGGTTATTTAGAGAAGATCTAGCTAATGCGTTCACTGACAACCCTGCAGTAAAAGCGCAAGCCATGTTCTTATTACTATTTGCCATTGCTTATCAATTGGTTGATAGCTGGCAGGTTAACATTGCTGGTATTTTACGCGGCATGCAAGACACCAAGGTACCGATGTGGATTACCCTATTTTGTTACTGGCTAGTGGCGCTGCCGTTAGGGACTTATCTGGTGCGATTTACCG
Above is a window of Psychrobacter sp. FDAARGOS_221 DNA encoding:
- a CDS encoding TetR/AcrR family transcriptional regulator, coding for MPHKKDDLIQDILVDSELAKILVPNKFKHTSKQGRVRRQKLLMSAQKLSEFRDIGDISLADVCEDAGIPRASAYHFFPNVESIFLALRFLNFIETLHILEKISVSDFNQWDGYIEKIIRESAVTFNKDLTKNKLMYGCNTPDFDSVDYEQKVDVSMVNMITDRLTSHYDASNYPELHSKVFIAYSLAHSVFSLSYRQHGVITSEMIDEAVTACISYLRTYLPQKLPKNK
- a CDS encoding endonuclease/exonuclease/phosphatase family protein; translation: MSQRHHSNQDKEFKIATSNLLNFALPHRTFYDNMDAYTDDQYQRKLNGLSELLRNAGSDIYALQEVWDEQALQDLAVKLGFERSQVLAPMASNDPSSQLTQGKGAQGTPALGIISKFEVIEWQQLTDFDPLAVVDVPDQGLYRAFNRPPLSVTLDVYGQPITVVTAHLKSKRPHYLRDEQGNRLEDYDDPRVRVRAKLRSLCMRAAEAAALRIFMIDILRNTNHPLILLGDMNDVTDSVTTQLLAETSEVIYDKTMRDVALFDAARIQTSYGWMRDVAYTHLYQGMPEVIDQLFVSEEFLVDGKFSLGEVKQVDYFNDHLKKEYDNRFSDHGIVRAKIELS
- the glpK gene encoding glycerol kinase GlpK, which produces MAGYILALDQGTTSSRAIIYDDRARPIQVSQQETTLITPKAGYVEQDAMQIWHTQISCAHDAINQAGLLATDISSLAITNQRETIVFWDKRTGKPLAPAIIWQDRRSDSWCQQLQKQQLKDSDVTMQQHVQQVTGLRLDPYFSASKIVWMLDNHPNLKDRAQRGEVAVGTIDSWLMFKLTGGEHVIDISNASRTLMYDINKLQWSDELLSKFDVSKQMLPKVIASDGDFGKTKKGLFAKQIPIQAVLGDQQAALFGQGCVSEGMAKNTYGTGCFMLMNIGHEVQLSQHQLLTTVGWQRRLKHQQFIGNQIEHPSLSKLVKSGQRILNPARREVTYALEGSVFMAGAIVQWLRDNLGLFYKSQDVERLANEVESSEEVVLVPAFTGLGAPYWRSDITASIFGMTRGSSKAHIARAALESIAFQTYDVLTAMQKDSPSPLTELRVDGGASNNNLLMQFQADMLGVPVLRPKDTEITAKGVALLAGINAGLYDETTIDDSWHLDRCFEPQMSADEREQHLHKWHQAISKTLQ
- the hemW gene encoding radical SAM family heme chaperone HemW; this encodes MPSHQTIEHPTFSQQAVADIPLALYIHIPWCVKKCPYCDFNSHTLPVNEQKPNSTQQQSPEFFAEYVTALIADIDSQLPYIQGREISSIFIGGGTPSLLPIDQYQRLFAHLNKVLPLAADIEVTMEANPGTLEHAPFAEYLAVGINRLSIGVQSFSDSKLQALGRIHNANQAQQAIKAAKQAGFERINVDLMHGLPQQSVTEALEDIRLAHAAGATHISWYQLTIEPNTVFYRNTPVLPDDDNLAQIEEQGSALLSQLGYRNYEVSAWVSANDTGSRHNINYWQFGDYLAIGAGAHGKITIADVSDSNETDALEQGIYRFSKSRLPKDYMSYKHYPKMVGLVPIATDEICGEFMLNVLRLTQGVDLSVYAARTGLQVAPILPIINQLQQQGLLENQADWIQPTALGRRYLNQVLHAFL
- a CDS encoding MATE family efflux transporter; this encodes MLPNLSFQDFKQYSLRLGTLVFPILITQFCQAALGVVDAIMAGAVSALDLAAVSIGSGVWLPLFLLATGTLIATTPLIGEKMGQKRPEDVPHITQQSLWAALLIGIIGLIVVSLTPNILGAMGVPADIQPKASLYLRFVALGFPAIACYAVLRSYCEALSRPEPVTVISIIGLLINIPINYIFIHGLYGMPALGGAGCGLATACVLWINVILLGTYLYFSKNKAFVVTRFFHNFGAPDKQQITKLFKLGVPIGISIFFEASLFSLASIVISPLGAIAVASHQVALAVTSQLFMIPMSVAMGLTIMVSNRFGEQNWIALRQVQSTGLIWAVLIALCSMLGVWLFREDLANAFTDNPAVKAQAMFLLLFAIAYQLVDSWQVNIAGILRGMQDTKVPMWITLFCYWLVALPLGTYLVRFTDTGAKGFWIALVTGLTLSSVLLSLRLIYRQRQVLNFKSV